From the Rhodoferax sp. WC2427 genome, one window contains:
- a CDS encoding lysophospholipid acyltransferase family protein: MDALRLRLGLLFFAVVCMDWTVLAMPLYWLLPRAAGTWVGRWGITLVFREYLRGLKWIGACQFDLSALDALRDAPGMVIAPNHPSLLDAVLVISRLPHVSCVMKAELMDNLLLGAGARLARYIRNDSLRSMVQLAVADVRKGNHLLLFPEGTRTTQLPVNRLQGTVGLIAKQAQVPVQTVFIETNSPFMGKGWPLLRRPAMPMVYRVRLGRRFDPPDNVEAFARTLEQYFHTELAGAMLPDLPVTEHSR; this comes from the coding sequence GTGGACGCGTTGCGCCTGCGCCTGGGCCTGCTGTTCTTTGCCGTGGTGTGCATGGACTGGACCGTGCTGGCCATGCCCCTGTACTGGCTGCTGCCGCGGGCGGCGGGCACCTGGGTGGGGCGCTGGGGTATCACCCTGGTATTCCGCGAGTATTTGCGCGGCCTGAAATGGATCGGTGCCTGCCAGTTTGACCTGTCGGCGCTGGACGCCCTGCGGGACGCGCCAGGCATGGTGATTGCGCCCAACCACCCCTCGCTGCTGGATGCGGTGCTGGTGATCTCGCGCCTGCCCCACGTGTCGTGCGTGATGAAGGCCGAGCTGATGGACAACCTGCTGCTGGGCGCCGGGGCCCGGCTGGCACGCTATATCCGCAACGACTCGCTGCGCTCCATGGTGCAACTCGCGGTGGCCGATGTGCGCAAAGGCAACCACCTGCTGCTGTTCCCCGAAGGCACGCGCACCACCCAGCTCCCCGTCAACCGGCTGCAAGGCACGGTAGGGCTGATCGCCAAGCAGGCCCAGGTGCCGGTGCAAACCGTGTTTATCGAGACCAATTCACCCTTCATGGGCAAAGGCTGGCCGCTGCTGCGCCGCCCGGCCATGCCCATGGTCTACCGGGTGCGGCTGGGTCGGCGCTTTGACCCGCCGGACAACGTGGAGGCCTTTGCCCGCACGCTGGAGCAGTATTTCCACACCGAGCTGGCTGGTGCCATGCTGCCCGACCTGCCCGTGACCGAACATTCCCGCTAA